From the genome of Winogradskyella forsetii, one region includes:
- a CDS encoding YihY/virulence factor BrkB family protein produces the protein MTFKIKHLPKLLVASAKSWFNGQPFQRSAIVAYYAILSLPALIIIILKVVGSVWGEDIVQGELLAEISNAIGPDAADAIRNMIENQSGEQTSVFATIIGIGTLLYGSTGVFFQLQSALDDIWNMEPPYKNDLVATLMSRVKSFGFILILGFLLLTSFVLTSLLSTFSKQLNRFLPDDLFDYIFVVDFLVSITFIYVLFATMFKFLPSAKITWKSVRIGAALTTIMFLIGKYLLAWYFNTMEPGSTYGAAGSIILIMLWVSYSSLILLFGAHFTKKYADKYVENDLIS, from the coding sequence GTGACCTTTAAAATTAAGCATTTACCTAAATTATTAGTCGCCTCGGCTAAATCATGGTTTAATGGCCAACCTTTTCAACGCAGTGCTATTGTGGCGTATTATGCCATTTTATCGTTGCCTGCACTCATTATCATTATCTTAAAGGTAGTGGGTAGTGTTTGGGGTGAGGACATTGTACAAGGGGAGTTGTTGGCCGAAATTTCTAATGCTATTGGTCCAGATGCGGCTGATGCCATCAGGAATATGATTGAAAATCAAAGTGGTGAACAGACTTCAGTATTTGCTACCATTATAGGTATTGGTACCTTATTGTATGGGTCCACAGGTGTGTTTTTTCAATTGCAATCCGCATTGGATGATATTTGGAATATGGAGCCGCCTTATAAAAATGATCTTGTGGCTACCTTAATGAGTCGTGTAAAAAGCTTTGGGTTTATATTAATTCTTGGTTTTTTATTGTTGACCAGTTTTGTATTGACCTCATTGCTTAGCACATTTAGTAAACAATTGAATCGTTTTTTACCCGATGATCTGTTCGATTATATATTTGTGGTGGATTTTTTAGTCTCTATAACGTTTATCTATGTGCTGTTTGCTACGATGTTTAAATTTTTGCCTTCTGCTAAAATAACATGGAAATCGGTACGGATTGGTGCAGCGTTGACGACCATTATGTTCTTGATTGGAAAATATTTGTTGGCTTGGTATTTCAATACTATGGAACCTGGCTCGACTTATGGTGCGGCAGGTTCTATTATATTGATTATGCTTTGGGTATCTTATTCGAGTTTGATTTTATTGTTTGGGGCGCATTTTACTAAGAAATATGCTGATAAGTATGTGGAGAATGATTTGATTTCTTAA